One Cucumis sativus cultivar 9930 chromosome 1, Cucumber_9930_V3, whole genome shotgun sequence DNA segment encodes these proteins:
- the LOC101207896 gene encoding superoxide dismutase [Mn], mitochondrial has product MCERLSTMALRILGRKNLIPTISGGLGSGHLRGLQTFSLPDLPYDYGALEPVINAEIMQLHHQKHHQAYITNYNKALEQLHEAINKGHTSTVVKLQSAIKFNGGGHINHSIFWNNLAPIHEGGGEPPKGSLGWAIDSEFGSLEALIQRVNAEGTALQGSGWVWLALNKELKKLSVETTANQDPLVTKGSALVPLLGIDVWEHAYYLQYKNVRPDYLKNIWKVINWKYAGDIFAKEAPLVESR; this is encoded by the exons ATGTGTGAGAGATTATCGACAATGGCGCTTCGAATTCTAGGCAGGAAAAACCTAATTCCAACAATTTCTGGAGGGTTAGGGTCTGGACATCTCCGCGGCCTGCAGACCTTCTCCTTGCCCGACCTTCCTTACGACTATGGCGCTCTTGAGCCCGTCATCAACGCCGAAATTATGCAGCTTCATCATCAGAAGCATCATCAAGCCTACATCACCAACTACAACAAGGCTCTTGAGCAACTTCACGAGGCCATCAACAAAGGCCACACCTCCACCGTAGTCAAATTGCAGAGTGCCATCAAATTCAATGGCGgag gtCACATTAATCATTCGATTTTTTGGAATAATCTGGCCCCAATTCAT GAAGGGGGTGGTGAGCCTCCAAAGGGATCTCTAGGATGGGCAATCGACTCTGAGTTCGGTTCTCTTGAAGCCTTGATTCAGAGAGTCAATGCAGAAGGTACTGCTTTACAGGGCTCTGGATGGGTG TGGCTTGCTCTGAATAAAGAACTGAAGAAGCTATCTGTTGAAACCACGGCCAATCAG GATCCACTTGTGACAAAAGGATCTGCTTTAGTGCCTCTGCTTGGGATTGATGTTTGGGAACATGCATATTATTTGCAG TACAAAAATGTCAGACCAGACTATCTGAAGAACATTTGGAAGGTTATAAATTGGAAATATGCTGGCGACATTTTTGCAAAAGAAGCTCCCCTGGTTGAGAGTCGTTAA
- the LOC101213983 gene encoding cation/H(+) antiporter 15 translates to MSTQAAHNGSWVCQPTTYYRSRGIFFGDSPFSFAKTILLAQLSLSSFLTSLLQCLLTPLGESSFISQMLVGLALGPSFYGGDNPILEAIFPFKSFYVSETFAYFGCMVFMFLVGVKMDLSLIQKSGKKAMVIGFMAFSTPMLFNFFLSTYLKSTVEMDAHLKNTLSAIGAFQASSSFHVIACLLTDLKLLNSDIGRLALSSSMISGTLCWGGLVIGFTLRQTSMQQQDALPWMALCLVCMMILVVYILRPIMFWIIEQTNLSGRPIKEVYVFCLFLMLLFCSLFSEFVGQHFMLGPMILGLAVPDGPPLGSALVDKLDSFVSSIMLPCYFVISGARINLSTVNVRSAVIINLLAFTAFIGKVIGTMLPSLYCKMSLVDSLSLGLIMSTQGIADILGLQHGLLLYMIDQKSYSMMVVAMMVMTGTICPIVKMIYNPSKKYRCIMRRRTIEHTSATGELRLLLCIHHQDNTPSIINMLELSNPTIKSPICFYLIHLLQLTGRASPLLINHHLPGRRGSKRCNLSDQIINAFQIYQQFNYDKVIMNAFTSVSPYATMHDDVCMLALEKRVAMVIVPFHKRRTINGIVESINQIRGVNKNILSKAPCSVGILIDRVLSPSAVSSVSLTNRVDLYKVGMIFVEGPDDREALAYATRMAEHPKVALTVVRVIEPKRSSRHPTDQDLDAEMIKEFKLIMATSENKHWTYEEEIASDCVGLINVIRTMEHDSDLILVGRRHDGDSALFVGLNEWNEYPELGFIGDMLASSDSSGAVAVLVIQQQTIGGDQEFLDDFRCLMEESFSVDINPLNLPTAWPQKSSLT, encoded by the exons ATGAGTACTCAAGCAGCACATAATGGAAGCTGGGTGTGCCAGCCAACTACGTATTACAGATCCAGAGGCATTTTCTTCGGAGACAGCCCTTTCTCTTTTGCAAAAACCATTCTCTTGGCTcagctctctctctcttctttcctcACCTCTCTTTTACAATGCCTTCTCACTCCCCTTGGGGAAAGCTCCTTCATCTCTCAAATGTTGGTGGGCCTTGCTCTTGGCCCCTCCTTCTACGGTGGAGACAACCCTATTCTGGAAGCCATTTTCCCATTCAAAAGCTTTTACGTCAGCGAAACCTTTGCCTATTTTGGTTGCATGGTCTTCATGTTTCTTGTTGGGGTTAAAATGGATTTGAGCTTAATCCAAAAATCAGGGAAAAAGGCCATGGTGATCGGATTCATGGCATTCTCAACCCCAATGTTATTCAACTTCTTCTTATCCACGTATTTGAAGAGCACTGTGGAGATGGATGCTCACTTAAAAAACACCCTCAGCGCCATTGGCGCTTTTCAAGCCTCCAGTTCTTTCCATGTCATTGCCTGTCTTTTAACCGACCTTAAGCTTCTCAACTCCGACATTGGCCGTCTCGCCCTCTCATCCTCCATGATCAGCGGCACCCTTTGTTGGGGAGGCCTTGTCATTGGCTTCACCCTCCGCCAAACTTCCATGCAGCAGCAAGACGCTCTCCCATGGATGGCCCTTTGCCTCGTTTGCATGATGATTCTCGTCGTTTACATTCTCCGCCCCATCATGTTTTGGATCATCGAGCAAACCAATCTCTCTGGCAGACCCATTAAGGAGGTCTACGTTTTTTGCTTGTTCTTAATGTTGTTGTTCTGTTCTCTCTTCAGTGAGTTCGTGGGCCAACATTTCATGCTCGGTCCAATGATACTGGGCCTTGCTGTACCCGATGGGCCGCCTCTTGGGTCCGCCTTGGTCGATAAACTTGACTCATTTGTTTCCTCTATTATGCTTCCATGCTATTTTGTCATAAGTGGGGCTAGAATCAATCTCTCCACGGTTAATGTGAGGAGTGCTGTGATTATTAATCTTTTGGCCTTTACTGCCTTTATAGGCAAGGTCATTGGGACTATGTTGCCTTCTTTGTACTGTAAAATGTCATTGGTTGATTCTTTGTCGTTGGGACTCATCATGAGCACTCAAGGGATTGCAGATATTCTGGGTCTCCAACATGGACTTCTCCTCTAT ATGATAGATCAAAAATCATACAGCATGATGGTGGTGGCGATGATGGTGATGACAGGGACAATATGCCCAATAgtgaaaatgatatataatccATCAAAGAAATACAGATGTATTATGAGGAGGAGGACGATCGAGCATACGAGTGCCACAGGAGAGCTGCGTTTGTTGCTTTGCATTCACCACCAAGACAATACTCCCTCCATAATCAATATGCTTGAGCTCTCTAATCCTACAATTAAAAGCCCCATTTGCTTCTACCTCATCCACCTCCTCCAACTCACCGGCCGAGCCTCCCCGCTCCTCATCAACCACCACCTTCCTGGTCGTCGTGGCTCTAAACGTTGCAATCTCTCTGATCAAATCATCAACGCCTTCCAAATATATCAACAATTCAACTACGACAAG GTTATAATGAATGCGTTCACATCAGTGTCTCCGTATGCCACCATGCACGACGATGTGTGCATGTTGGCATTAGAGAAGCGGGTGGCGATGGTGATTGTGCCGTTCCACAAGCGGAGGACGATCAACGGCATAGTGGAGTCAATAAATCAGATAAGGGGAGTgaacaaaaacattttgtcAAAGGCTCCTTGTTCGGTTGGGATCTTGATAGACCGCGTACTGTCGCCCAGTGCAGTGTCATCGGTTTCGTTGACAAATAGGGTGGATTTGTATAAGGTGGGAATGATCTTTGTGGAAGGTCCCGATGATCGGGAGGCATTGGCGTATGCCACTCGCATGGCAGAGCATCCAAAGGTAGCGCTCACGGTGGTTCGAGTGATCGAGCCAAAGCGAAGTAGCAGGCACCCAACAGACCAAGACCTAGACGCGGAGATGATAAAGGAGTTCAAGTTAATCATGGCAACGTCTGAGAATAAGCATTGGACTTACGAAGAGGAAATAGCGAGTGATTGTGTGGGCCTCATAAATGTGATAAGAACAATGGAGCACGATTCTGATCTAATCTTGGTTGGGCGTCGCCACGATGGTGACTCAGCCCTGTTTGTGGGGTTGAACGAGTGGAATGAGTATCCTGAGCTCGGATTCATTGGAGACATGTTGGCATCCTCAGATTCGTCTGGAGCAGTGGCAGTGCTAGTGATTCAGCAGCAAACCATTGGCGGGGATCAAGAGTTTCTAGACGATTTTCGATGCCTCATGGAGGAGTCGTTTTCTGTGGACATAAATCCCCTCAACCTTCCAACGGCATGGCCCCAAAAATCTTCACTTACCTGA